The nucleotide window GGCCAGTTCCCCTTCCACCCGGGGTAAAAGGAGCTCATCCCTCCGGCAGGGTTCGCCTTCCAGTAGCAACATGTTATCCAGCAGGTGGCCGTAGTCGGGTTCGTTTACCCCCAAAAGCTTCTGCATGGCCCTGCTCGTCAGACCGATCTTTTTGCCGATAACCCTGCTGCCCCGGGCTTTCTTCATCTCGATGCCGGCGAGCTGGATGCGGTAGGCATCTTCTACCGTTAAATCTGGATAAGTCTCGGTTAAAGGTTCAATGGGTTTGCAGCTGACTTCTGCCGTCAGAAGTTCAGCAGCAACGGCCTGGTAATCCATGTTCATGGCCTCCTTCTTTCATTACACTGCGCCAGCGTTCCCGCAGGGCGCCGGCTATATACTCCGCCAGGCTTTCTTTCTCCAGTCCCTGTTCCAGCCCGGACAGGAGCCGGTCGCAGCCCAACCTGGCTTCTTCGTGGGGACCTGGCAGGGCTACCAGGTAGGCCAGGCCTACCTTCCCCACGGCGATGCGCACCCCCTCTTTATGGTGCCTATGGTAATCAGGCTTAAATTTCAGGATCCAGGGGGTACAGGCCCCGGGATCCAGGCGCAGGATGGCTTCGATGCTGAAGTCTTTGTCCTCGGCCCCCACACCGCCGGTAGTAATGATGAGGCCGTAGCCTTCTTCCAGGGCCCCTTCCAGACGGTTGGCCGCCGCTACAGCATCATCCTCGAGGATGCCGCCGTATTTTGCCCGGTAACCCGTTTTTTCCAGGGCCGATATTATATATGGTGAATTGGTGTCTTTAATTTTCCCGGCTATAACTTCGGATCCAGAGGCAAAGACGATAGCCCGCCGGGCGACAGCCTGGCCGATTTCCCGGGCCATGGCCTCCGATTCTGCCAGCACCCGGGCGGCTTCTTCCGGCTCTAGGGCAATTAAGCCAAGTACCCCTTCCGAGTGGACGGCGGCTCCCGGTTTAATATTCACTCCCGGCAATTCCGCCAGGGACCGTAAGATTTCTTGTTCTTTACCGGCCACCGTTTCCGCCTGCACCCGGCGCCGCAGGATGTCAAAGGCTACCAGCCCCGGCCGCACGTCCACCACCATCACTTCCCGGGGCTCCAGTTCTAAGGCGGCGGCCGCCGTTGCCGCTACGAGCCCCAGATCGGCGTTGTTCAGCTCGACGTTCTCAATCCAGAAGGTTGTTTTCTCCAGCAGGTCCCATTCCACTTCTTATCCCCTTTTTTTCATAATACTGGTTCGATGATTTTTATAATTTGTTTTCAATGGTATATTATGTCATGTTCAATGCTTCCATTTATAATGAAACTCTTTCTACATCCAGGCTTAAATCTAAGAGGGGGGCGTCGATAATGGCCCGGCCGACGTCGACGATATCCGCTCCGACGGCAATTACTGCCTCAAGATTTGCCGGCGTAACGCCGCCGGCAAAGGCAATTTTCACTTTCTCCCGCCATCCTCCTCGCCGTGCCGCCTCGATTACGGTGGCCAGTTCTTCCAGACGACCGGTATCGACCATGATAATTCCCGCGCCGGCCTTTACAGCCGCCTCCGCTTCAGCGGCTACGGGCCTGGTCTCCCCGCGGATCTGCACGGCGATTACCCGTTTCGAGTCATATGTCCGTGCCCGGCCCACCGCCGGCTCAATACCTCCCAGAAGGCGGACGTAATTTTTATCCAGGTAGATAAAGGGTTCATCGCTAATGCGGATGCCGGCGCCGCCGGTGGCGATGGCCCGGCGCAGCTCGCTTCGTATTTCCGGGGTTACCTTTTTCCAGGCGCCGCAGACGACTTTGATGCGTCCCCTCGCCCGGCGGACAAAGTCGGCCGCCGCCGTGGCAACTCCGGAAGGTTTTCCGATTATACCAAGGAGCATTTCTTCAGCCTGGATGATCACCGTGGCTTCGCCCATGGCCCGGAAAAGACAACTGCCCGGCTCTAAAGCATACCCCTCGGGGGCCGACCAGGTTACTTCCAGTCCCAGCTCATCGGCTACCTGCTTTAATCTGTCCGCACCGGATAATATCCCCTTTTCCCGGGCGGTAATGGCAAAAGATGCGGTCTGCCTTCCTAAAGGGGCAAAGAGAAATTCTCTAAGTTCCACTAATATCACTTCCCACAGCAGGCCTGTATCCCAGTCCCGCCGATATCTCTGCCGCCGTACGTACAACTTGTTCTACGGCCAGCCGGAATTTTTCCCCCTCCAGCCTGGCGACGGGACCGGAAACGCTTACGGCGGCACAGACTTTGCCGTTATGGTCCCTTATAGGAGCTGCCACACAGCGCAGGCTGTCCATGATTTCTTCGTTGTCAACGGCATATCCCATCTCCCGAATTTTAGCCAGCTCCGCTTCAAGTTGGCGCGGATCGGTAATGGTGTGGCGGGTATAGCGGGCCAGCCCTTTTGTAGCTATGATACGTTTCACCTCACTGGGGTGCAGGTAGGCCAACAGGACCTTGCCTACCCCGGTACAGTGGGCCGGCAGACGCATCCCCACCTGGGAAACAATGCGCAAAGACTGACGGCTTTCCCGCTTATCAATGTAAAGCACTTCGCCTTTATCGAGGACTACCAGGTGCACCGTTTCTTCTAGTTCATCTACTAACTTTTGAATATGAGGGGCCGCCACCTTACGAACGTCCCAATTGTTAGCTACGATGTTTCCGATTTCAAAAAGGCGCACCCCCAGTCGGTAGCGGCCGTCAAAGGGCGATTGCTCCAAATAACCGAAATCACGCAGGGTTGCCAGCAAACCATGGAGGGTGCTTTTGGGCAAATCCAGGGCGCGGGCTATTTCTCCCAGGGACATATCACCTTGATGAGCGGCCAGCAAATCCAGGATTGTCAATGCCTTGGCCACCGATCGAATACGCGTCGTTACCATACCGCCAGCCTCTGTTCTATATAATCAAATCGTTTTCTATTATTAAGTATGTATGTAATAGTTTTCAACTTTATATCCCCCTGAGAGGCCGGCGATATTCGTTATTATCGAACTCAATGCTATAATATCGTGCTAACGTTAATATTTAAGTTCGCCGCTTATTTTGGTATTCCTGCCGTACCAAAGCCCATTTTGTTCGATATTATCGCAAGTTTATTTGTAATATCGAATATAAATCATGAACTCCTCTGCTTCAACCGGCATATCCTGGTGGTAATAAAGGGATAATATTGGAGCAGGGCCGAAGGAGGTAATCCCCCGTGGATATTTTTTTCAGCGTGATATGGGTCATCTTTCTAATTTCCGCCTTTTTGCCCATGCTGCATCAGCGTCGTATAGAGGCTGCGCGACTACACCTCATTCGGAGTTTCGAGCGTAAAAGTAATTCCCGTCTCATTACCCTCATTCACCGCCAGGAGGCCTTGAGCTTTTTGGGTATCCCCCTTACCAGATATATCAACATCGAGGATTCGGAACAGCTTCTCCGGGCCATCCGCCTTACACCTGACGATATGCCCATCGACCTGGTAC belongs to Moorella humiferrea and includes:
- a CDS encoding molybdopterin-binding protein, whose translation is MEWDLLEKTTFWIENVELNNADLGLVAATAAAALELEPREVMVVDVRPGLVAFDILRRRVQAETVAGKEQEILRSLAELPGVNIKPGAAVHSEGVLGLIALEPEEAARVLAESEAMAREIGQAVARRAIVFASGSEVIAGKIKDTNSPYIISALEKTGYRAKYGGILEDDAVAAANRLEGALEEGYGLIITTGGVGAEDKDFSIEAILRLDPGACTPWILKFKPDYHRHHKEGVRIAVGKVGLAYLVALPGPHEEARLGCDRLLSGLEQGLEKESLAEYIAGALRERWRSVMKEGGHEHGLPGRCC
- a CDS encoding nicotinate-nucleotide pyrophosphorylase, whose translation is MELREFLFAPLGRQTASFAITAREKGILSGADRLKQVADELGLEVTWSAPEGYALEPGSCLFRAMGEATVIIQAEEMLLGIIGKPSGVATAAADFVRRARGRIKVVCGAWKKVTPEIRSELRRAIATGGAGIRISDEPFIYLDKNYVRLLGGIEPAVGRARTYDSKRVIAVQIRGETRPVAAEAEAAVKAGAGIIMVDTGRLEELATVIEAARRGGWREKVKIAFAGGVTPANLEAVIAVGADIVDVGRAIIDAPLLDLSLDVERVSL
- a CDS encoding IclR family transcriptional regulator, whose translation is MVTTRIRSVAKALTILDLLAAHQGDMSLGEIARALDLPKSTLHGLLATLRDFGYLEQSPFDGRYRLGVRLFEIGNIVANNWDVRKVAAPHIQKLVDELEETVHLVVLDKGEVLYIDKRESRQSLRIVSQVGMRLPAHCTGVGKVLLAYLHPSEVKRIIATKGLARYTRHTITDPRQLEAELAKIREMGYAVDNEEIMDSLRCVAAPIRDHNGKVCAAVSVSGPVARLEGEKFRLAVEQVVRTAAEISAGLGYRPAVGSDISGT